A region from the Arthrobacter gengyunqii genome encodes:
- a CDS encoding DUF6167 family protein — translation MIKRVFWMSIGVTIGVIAVRRLSDAKNTLGPAGLNKAVGTAAEALQNFTDAFREGMTEREGDLRTALGLETADTVAGTMTAVRR, via the coding sequence ATGATCAAAAGAGTCTTTTGGATGTCCATCGGTGTCACCATCGGGGTCATCGCCGTCCGCCGCCTCTCGGACGCCAAGAACACCCTGGGTCCGGCCGGACTCAACAAGGCCGTCGGCACCGCCGCCGAGGCCCTGCAGAATTTCACCGACGCGTTCCGGGAAGGCATGACGGAACGCGAAGGCGACCTGCGCACCGCACTGGGCCTGGAAACCGCTGACACGGTGGCCGGCACCATGACCGCCGTGCGCCGCTGA
- a CDS encoding DUF948 domain-containing protein gives MSGGDIAGLIAAGVFAVLVVLLAVPIWKLGKVFDELRGAIRTISDETTPLIEEVTTTVSTTNLQLQKVDGISSNVSDATANISALSSLVAATVGSPLIKVSAFSYGVRSALTTRGKSRGRRSR, from the coding sequence ATGTCGGGTGGAGATATTGCCGGTCTGATTGCGGCCGGTGTGTTTGCGGTGCTGGTGGTGCTGCTGGCCGTCCCGATCTGGAAGCTGGGCAAGGTGTTTGATGAGCTGCGCGGCGCAATCCGTACCATCAGCGACGAAACCACCCCGCTGATTGAGGAAGTCACCACCACGGTGTCCACCACCAACCTGCAGCTGCAGAAGGTGGACGGCATTTCCTCCAATGTCTCGGATGCGACGGCAAACATTTCCGCGCTGTCCTCCCTGGTGGCTGCAACAGTCGGTTCGCCGCTGATCAAGGTTTCGGCCTTCAGCTACGGCGTCCGTTCCGCACTTACCACCCGCGGCAAGAGCCGCGGCCGCCGCAGCCGCTAA
- the rpsD gene encoding 30S ribosomal protein S4: MANNTRARRQARASRALGIALTPKAAKYFERRPYPPGEHGRARRKQDSDYAVRLREKQRLRAQYGIREAQMTRVFEEARRTAGLTGENLIELLEMRLDALVLRAGFARTIAQARQLVVHRHIMVDGARVDRPSFRVSEGQLIHVHQRSETMTPFQVAAAGAHRDVLPAVPGYLDVSLDKLQARLVRRPKRSEVPVTCEEQLVVEYYAR; this comes from the coding sequence GTGGCTAACAACACACGTGCACGCCGTCAGGCCCGCGCTTCGCGCGCCCTCGGCATTGCTTTGACCCCCAAGGCAGCCAAGTACTTCGAACGTCGTCCTTACCCCCCGGGTGAGCACGGCCGCGCACGTCGCAAGCAGGACAGCGACTACGCTGTACGCCTGCGCGAAAAGCAGCGTCTGCGCGCACAGTACGGCATCCGCGAAGCACAGATGACCCGTGTCTTCGAGGAAGCCCGCCGCACCGCCGGTCTGACCGGTGAAAACCTGATCGAGCTGCTCGAGATGCGTCTTGACGCCCTCGTGCTGCGCGCCGGCTTTGCCCGCACGATCGCCCAGGCCCGCCAGCTTGTTGTGCACCGTCACATCATGGTTGACGGCGCCCGCGTGGACCGCCCGTCGTTCCGCGTTTCCGAAGGCCAGCTCATCCATGTGCACCAGCGCAGCGAGACCATGACGCCGTTCCAGGTTGCCGCTGCCGGCGCCCACCGCGACGTCCTGCCCGCCGTTCCGGGTTACCTGGATGTTTCCCTGGACAAGCTGCAGGCACGCCTCGTGCGTCGCCCGAAGCGCTCGGAAGTTCCCGTGACCTGCGAAGAGCAGCTCGTCGTGGAATACTACGCACGCTAA
- a CDS encoding replication-associated recombination protein A: MSDLFSSDSDTSNADDDGAGFGADADDARKRPRSPLAVRMRPRTLDEVVGQQHLLGPGSPLRTLAESADDRGPAGPSSVMLWGPPGTGKTTLAHVVARGSGRKFVELSAITAGVKDVRRVMEEALTNRDLHRITTVLFLDEIHRFNKAQQDALLPGVENRWVVLVAATTENPSFSVVSPLLSRSLLLTLKPLTEEDIAALLQRAVENERGLAGRVRLSDEALEHLVRLAAGDARRGLTALEAAAGVAYSERTEGEAIPEVTLSDAEKALDVAALRYDRAGDQHYDVTSAFIKSLRGSDVDAALHYLAKMLEAGEDPRFISRRLMISAAEDVGMADPTALQTAVAAAQAVQMIGMPEGRIILAEAVVHIATAPKSNAAYNGINAAIADVRAGRGQGIPAHLRDAHYPGAKQLGHGKGYIYSHDEPHGVARQQYPPDDLVGRNYYEPTANGIERDIAARLERLRGIVRGK; the protein is encoded by the coding sequence GTGAGTGATTTGTTCAGCAGCGACAGCGACACCTCCAACGCGGACGACGACGGAGCCGGTTTCGGCGCCGACGCCGACGACGCCCGGAAGCGCCCGCGCAGCCCGCTGGCCGTGCGGATGCGCCCCCGCACCCTCGACGAAGTGGTGGGCCAGCAGCACCTGCTCGGGCCGGGATCCCCGCTGCGCACCCTGGCGGAGTCCGCCGATGACCGCGGGCCGGCCGGGCCGTCGTCAGTCATGCTGTGGGGTCCACCCGGCACGGGAAAAACCACCCTCGCGCACGTGGTGGCCCGCGGCTCCGGCCGGAAATTCGTGGAGCTCTCCGCCATAACCGCCGGCGTGAAAGACGTCCGCCGCGTCATGGAAGAGGCCCTCACCAACCGCGACCTGCACCGCATCACCACCGTATTGTTCCTGGACGAGATCCACCGGTTCAACAAGGCACAGCAGGACGCCCTGCTGCCGGGCGTGGAGAACCGCTGGGTGGTGCTGGTGGCCGCCACCACCGAAAACCCGTCCTTCTCCGTAGTCTCGCCGCTGCTGTCCCGCTCCCTGCTGCTGACGCTGAAACCGCTCACCGAAGAGGATATTGCCGCACTGCTGCAACGCGCTGTCGAAAATGAACGCGGACTGGCCGGACGGGTTCGGCTCAGTGACGAGGCGCTCGAGCATCTGGTGCGCCTGGCCGCCGGGGACGCCCGCCGCGGCCTCACCGCGCTGGAGGCCGCCGCCGGCGTCGCCTACTCCGAACGCACCGAGGGCGAGGCCATCCCCGAGGTCACCCTGAGCGACGCGGAAAAGGCGCTGGATGTGGCAGCGCTGCGCTATGACCGTGCCGGAGACCAGCACTATGACGTCACCAGCGCCTTCATCAAATCCCTGCGGGGTTCCGACGTGGACGCCGCACTGCATTACCTGGCCAAGATGCTGGAGGCGGGGGAGGACCCGCGCTTCATCTCCCGGCGGCTGATGATTTCCGCCGCCGAGGATGTGGGCATGGCTGATCCCACCGCCCTGCAGACCGCCGTCGCCGCGGCCCAGGCGGTGCAGATGATCGGCATGCCCGAAGGCCGGATCATCCTGGCCGAAGCCGTGGTCCACATTGCCACCGCACCGAAATCCAATGCGGCGTACAACGGGATCAACGCCGCCATCGCGGATGTGCGCGCCGGCCGCGGGCAGGGGATTCCCGCGCACCTGCGGGATGCGCACTATCCGGGGGCGAAGCAGCTCGGCCACGGCAAGGGCTACATCTACTCCCACGACGAGCCGCACGGCGTGGCCCGGCAGCAGTATCCGCCGGATGATCTGGTGGGCCGCAACTACTACGAGCCCACGGCTAACGGCATCGAACGCGACATTGCGGCGCGGTTGGAGCGGCTGCGCGGCATCGTCCGCGGAAAGTAG
- a CDS encoding acVLRF1 family peptidyl-tRNA hydrolase: MPATRSTFVSAQRLPGWLDRLAAGAGQLSITPEHGGLHVSAANGTEADLLAPWPDDGRPGRGADDVERLVSLAGQSRTLGIVLLRRGGYAVGVAREGRLLASKAGNRYVQSRTAAGGGSQQRFARRRANQADALVETAAEQAARIFTEHPPEYLVFGGDRALTEVLARQKIFARWSNLARLRPLDVQDPKLAVLTQAAKDACSVFIRITVP; encoded by the coding sequence ATGCCCGCCACACGCTCCACCTTTGTTTCTGCGCAGCGGCTGCCCGGCTGGCTGGACCGTCTGGCCGCCGGCGCCGGGCAGCTAAGCATCACGCCCGAGCACGGCGGCCTGCATGTGTCCGCGGCCAACGGCACCGAAGCGGACCTGCTGGCGCCGTGGCCGGACGACGGACGCCCCGGGCGGGGAGCCGACGACGTCGAGCGCCTGGTCTCGCTGGCCGGCCAGTCCCGCACGCTCGGGATTGTGTTGCTGCGCCGCGGCGGTTACGCCGTGGGTGTTGCCCGGGAGGGCCGGTTGCTCGCGTCAAAGGCCGGCAACCGCTACGTGCAGTCCCGGACGGCTGCCGGCGGCGGATCGCAGCAGCGTTTTGCCCGGCGGCGGGCCAACCAGGCCGACGCACTGGTGGAGACGGCCGCCGAGCAGGCGGCGCGGATCTTCACCGAACATCCGCCGGAGTATCTGGTGTTCGGCGGAGACCGCGCGCTGACCGAGGTGCTGGCGCGGCAGAAGATCTTCGCGCGGTGGAGCAACCTGGCCCGGCTGCGTCCGCTCGATGTTCAGGACCCCAAACTGGCGGTGCTAACTCAGGCTGCCAAGGATGCCTGCTCCGTTTTCATCCGAATTACTGTGCCCTGA